In a genomic window of Halobiforma lacisalsi AJ5:
- a CDS encoding aldehyde ferredoxin oxidoreductase family protein — MLHARNPMLTIDVGDRTTSETEIESIHREYLGGRGLATRLAHERIPFDVDPFDPANRLFFTTGPMQASTMSFTGRMNCTGVSPLTDGLLSSNAGGFMSRNFTAAGYGAVEIAGASDELLVIHVRDDGVTFEPVPELEDATVSGTLSYLEDEHGVTSDQTAVIGPAGEREVRFASIMTSEERAFGRGGLGAVLGSKNVKAVTFDGDSDIDLAGEISATQGEIHREAATDDHIMKEQGTVAVMDLANEVEGLPSYYFSEQQFEGVEGINGAAVADKKYKKGTCSACAFACKLPTRDEEAGVETEGPEFEVAMAFGSNSGIDDIVEVMKSNRLCDEYGLDAISAGNTVAAYLAAEDEFGNADLIHDLVEKIAYREGVGDDLAEGIDRVHEDLGVDNWTVKGMDFAAHEGRVLHGQGLSYAVANRGADHMYATFYSVEYPLVPEEDALEPTGTLGKADRLVQRENLMALNDSGVVCKFSRDYMTPERYEQLFDADFEELLAVGARTVTLERHFNNQRGFDRADDDLPYDLPDFEEALEEYYDVRGWDDGVVPEDAVPYAGEA, encoded by the coding sequence ATGCTACACGCTCGCAATCCGATGCTGACGATCGACGTCGGTGACCGGACCACGAGTGAGACGGAGATCGAATCGATCCACCGCGAGTATCTCGGCGGGCGTGGCCTCGCGACGCGTCTCGCACACGAGCGGATTCCGTTCGACGTCGATCCGTTCGACCCGGCCAATCGGCTGTTTTTCACTACCGGGCCGATGCAGGCCTCTACGATGAGTTTTACCGGGCGCATGAACTGTACCGGCGTTTCACCCCTGACGGATGGGTTGCTCTCGAGCAACGCCGGCGGCTTCATGTCCCGGAACTTCACCGCGGCCGGGTACGGCGCGGTCGAAATCGCCGGCGCGAGCGACGAACTGCTGGTCATCCACGTTCGCGACGACGGCGTCACGTTCGAACCCGTCCCGGAACTCGAGGATGCGACGGTCTCCGGGACGTTGTCCTATCTCGAGGACGAACACGGCGTGACGTCGGACCAGACCGCTGTTATCGGCCCTGCCGGCGAGCGAGAGGTCCGGTTCGCGTCGATCATGACTTCCGAGGAGCGGGCGTTCGGCCGCGGTGGACTGGGCGCGGTGCTGGGGTCGAAGAACGTCAAGGCAGTCACCTTCGACGGGGACAGTGACATCGATCTCGCGGGCGAGATCTCGGCGACTCAGGGGGAGATCCATCGCGAAGCGGCGACCGACGACCACATCATGAAAGAGCAGGGAACGGTCGCGGTGATGGACCTCGCCAACGAGGTCGAGGGGCTGCCCTCCTACTACTTCTCCGAACAGCAGTTCGAAGGAGTCGAGGGGATCAACGGCGCGGCCGTTGCGGACAAGAAGTACAAGAAGGGGACCTGTTCGGCCTGTGCCTTCGCCTGTAAGCTCCCGACCAGGGACGAGGAGGCCGGCGTCGAAACCGAAGGGCCGGAGTTCGAGGTCGCGATGGCGTTCGGCTCGAACTCCGGAATCGACGACATCGTCGAGGTGATGAAGTCCAACAGGCTTTGCGACGAGTACGGGCTCGACGCCATCTCCGCCGGAAACACGGTCGCGGCCTACCTCGCGGCCGAGGACGAGTTCGGCAATGCCGACCTGATCCACGACCTCGTCGAGAAGATCGCCTACCGGGAGGGGGTCGGCGACGACCTCGCGGAGGGTATCGACCGGGTCCACGAAGACCTGGGCGTCGACAACTGGACGGTCAAGGGAATGGACTTCGCCGCCCACGAGGGCCGGGTACTGCACGGCCAGGGCCTGTCCTACGCGGTCGCCAACCGTGGTGCCGACCACATGTATGCCACCTTCTACTCGGTCGAGTACCCGCTCGTCCCTGAAGAGGACGCCCTCGAGCCGACCGGCACCCTGGGCAAGGCCGACCGACTCGTCCAGCGGGAGAACCTGATGGCGCTGAACGACTCCGGCGTCGTCTGTAAGTTCTCCCGGGACTACATGACCCCGGAACGGTACGAGCAACTGTTCGACGCCGACTTCGAGGAGTTGCTCGCGGTCGGCGCCCGGACCGTCACGCTCGAGCGGCACTTCAACAACCAGCGCGGGTTCGACCGCGCGGACGACGACCTGCCCTACGACCTCCCGGACTTCGAAGAAGCACTCGAGGAATACTACGACGTCCGCGGCTGGGACGACGGGGTCGTACCGGAGGACGCGGTTCCTTACGCGGGCGAAGCCTGA
- the dhaK gene encoding dihydroxyacetone kinase subunit DhaK, with amino-acid sequence MKKLINEPEDVVDEMLDGMVAAYPDQLRRLDDAEVLVRKNAPIDGKVGIVSGGGSGHEPTHGGYIGEGMLDGAAAGEVFTSPTADQLESMIEACDGGEGVLCVVKNYEGDVMNFDTAAEMAEMQDIEVSQVVVNDDVAVQDSLYTTGRRGVAGTILVHKVAGAKAAEGADLDEVTRVAEKVVDNVGTMGMALTSCITPDKGEPTFDLGEDEIELGIGIHGEPGTERTEKASADEIAEHLTEQVLEDLELDDGQEVLTIVNGMGGTPLMELFVVNNRLQELMDEHGLETWDAWVGDYMTSLDMEGASITVCALDDELEELLSAPADTPGLTVTE; translated from the coding sequence ATGAAGAAGCTCATCAACGAACCAGAAGACGTCGTCGACGAGATGTTGGATGGAATGGTGGCGGCTTACCCCGACCAACTTCGCCGGCTCGACGATGCGGAAGTGCTCGTACGGAAGAACGCTCCGATCGACGGGAAAGTCGGAATCGTCTCCGGTGGTGGAAGCGGCCACGAACCGACCCACGGCGGCTATATCGGCGAGGGGATGCTCGACGGTGCTGCGGCCGGTGAGGTGTTCACGTCACCGACTGCAGATCAGCTCGAATCGATGATCGAGGCCTGCGACGGCGGCGAAGGCGTCCTCTGTGTCGTGAAAAACTACGAGGGCGACGTGATGAACTTCGATACCGCGGCCGAGATGGCCGAGATGCAAGACATCGAGGTCTCGCAGGTCGTCGTCAACGACGACGTTGCCGTCCAGGACTCGCTGTACACGACGGGTCGCCGCGGCGTCGCGGGAACGATCCTCGTCCACAAGGTCGCTGGCGCGAAGGCCGCCGAGGGTGCCGACCTCGACGAAGTGACGCGCGTCGCCGAAAAAGTAGTCGACAACGTCGGCACGATGGGTATGGCGCTGACCTCCTGTATCACGCCGGACAAAGGCGAGCCGACGTTCGACCTCGGAGAGGACGAGATCGAGCTCGGGATCGGTATCCACGGTGAACCGGGAACGGAGCGAACGGAGAAAGCGAGTGCCGACGAGATCGCCGAACACCTCACCGAACAGGTGCTTGAAGACCTCGAGCTTGACGACGGCCAGGAGGTCCTGACTATCGTCAACGGGATGGGCGGTACCCCGCTAATGGAACTGTTCGTCGTCAACAACCGCCTACAGGAGCTGATGGACGAGCACGGACTGGAGACCTGGGACGCGTGGGTCGGCGACTACATGACGTCGCTGGACATGGAGGGGGCGTCGATCACCGTCTGTGCCCTCGACGACGAACTCGAAGAGCTGTTGTCAGCTCCGGCCGACACGCCGGGACTGACAGTGACGGAATAA
- a CDS encoding competence/damage-inducible protein A: MDVAIITVGDELLSGDTVNTNANWLATQLAERGVAVERILSVPDDRESIADRVAAYGEAFDAVIVTGGIGGTPDDVTVEAVADAFDRELTVTELARSDVERRLAEIEDRLPEHDLAVDVDAEAALPEGSRPLLNDEGLAPGCVLENVYVFPGIPDELQAMFASVAEEFAGDRRSQFLYTVEPEANIVHALEGAMDRFAVTVGCYPDREAGHNRLKVTGTDDDVEAAADWLLEAIDASETPVSRDWGE, translated from the coding sequence ATGGACGTAGCGATCATCACGGTCGGCGACGAACTGCTCTCGGGCGACACGGTGAACACGAACGCGAACTGGCTGGCGACCCAACTCGCCGAGCGCGGCGTCGCCGTCGAGCGAATCCTTTCCGTTCCCGACGACCGCGAGAGCATCGCCGACCGCGTCGCCGCCTACGGCGAGGCGTTCGACGCCGTCATCGTAACCGGTGGGATCGGCGGTACGCCCGACGACGTGACAGTGGAAGCCGTCGCGGACGCCTTCGACCGCGAGCTGACCGTCACCGAACTCGCCAGGTCCGACGTCGAGCGCCGCCTGGCCGAAATCGAGGACCGGCTCCCGGAACACGACCTCGCGGTCGACGTCGACGCCGAAGCCGCGCTGCCCGAGGGGAGTCGACCGCTGCTGAACGACGAGGGGCTCGCGCCCGGCTGTGTCCTCGAGAACGTCTACGTCTTCCCGGGGATCCCCGACGAACTGCAGGCCATGTTCGCGTCGGTGGCCGAGGAGTTCGCCGGGGATCGCCGCTCGCAGTTCCTCTACACCGTCGAACCCGAGGCGAACATCGTCCACGCGCTCGAGGGGGCGATGGACCGCTTCGCCGTGACGGTCGGCTGCTACCCCGACCGCGAGGCGGGGCACAACCGGCTGAAAGTCACCGGCACGGACGACGACGTCGAGGCGGCCGCGGACTGGCTGCTCGAGGCGATCGACGCGAGCGAGACGCCGGTGTCGCGGGACTGGGGTGAGTGA
- a CDS encoding asparaginase, with translation MPRVRVLSTGGTIASTGGPDGATPSKGGDELVAAVPELEGIATLETESVCDELSFHLSFENVASLARAVERAVEDGVDGVVVTHGTDTMEESAYYLDLAADADLPVVFTGAQRPADAVSADGAGNLLQAVTVAADDRFTEGAYVAFADLVHAARWVTKARAGRPEGYASPAAGPVAEVTPDGVALRRDPRSESVSLPALETTARVDLLPSGLGVDARQLERALEDGVDGLVLAASGIGNTTPEIGDAVADAVDGGVPVVVATRCYDGAVAARYGGPGGSRTLREHGAIPAGDLPPWKARIKLGLALSAFDDLEAVREAFDRQRGVATV, from the coding sequence ATGCCACGCGTTCGCGTACTGAGCACCGGCGGCACGATCGCATCGACGGGCGGGCCAGATGGCGCGACCCCCTCCAAGGGCGGCGACGAACTCGTCGCTGCCGTCCCCGAACTCGAGGGGATCGCGACCCTCGAGACGGAGTCGGTCTGCGACGAACTCAGTTTTCACCTGTCGTTCGAGAACGTCGCGTCCCTCGCTCGCGCGGTCGAACGGGCTGTCGAGGACGGCGTCGATGGCGTCGTCGTCACCCACGGGACCGACACGATGGAGGAGTCGGCGTACTACCTCGACCTGGCGGCCGACGCCGACCTGCCGGTCGTCTTTACCGGCGCGCAGCGGCCGGCGGACGCGGTGAGCGCCGACGGGGCCGGGAACCTCCTGCAGGCGGTCACCGTCGCCGCCGACGACCGGTTCACGGAGGGTGCCTACGTCGCCTTCGCCGACCTCGTCCACGCGGCCAGGTGGGTGACGAAAGCCCGCGCCGGACGGCCGGAGGGGTACGCCTCGCCCGCCGCTGGTCCCGTCGCGGAGGTCACGCCCGACGGCGTGGCCCTGCGGCGGGACCCACGTAGCGAGTCCGTCTCGCTCCCCGCGCTCGAGACCACGGCCCGGGTCGACCTGCTCCCCAGCGGGCTAGGCGTCGACGCGCGCCAACTCGAGCGAGCCCTCGAGGACGGCGTCGACGGCCTCGTGCTGGCGGCCAGCGGGATCGGGAACACGACGCCGGAGATCGGCGACGCGGTCGCGGACGCGGTCGATGGCGGCGTCCCGGTCGTCGTCGCGACGCGGTGTTACGACGGGGCCGTGGCCGCGCGGTACGGCGGGCCGGGAGGGAGTCGAACGCTTCGCGAGCACGGGGCGATACCGGCCGGCGACCTCCCACCCTGGAAGGCCCGGATCAAACTCGGCCTGGCGCTGTCGGCGTTCGACGACCTCGAGGCGGTCCGGGAGGCCTTCGATCGCCAGCGTGGCGTCGCGACGGTGTAA
- a CDS encoding ornithine cyclodeaminase family protein has protein sequence MTDALFLTSEEIDGLATPAEYVEAVRDGYRQVGEGAPAHPRQKFRRADPEGMFTSYAALLPETGAMGGYMYGAGFGAGDAWFVTPLFDAESGEPLALLDGASMNPFKTGAAGAVAVDELARADATTLAVIGSGSQARGQLHTTATVREFEEVRVYSPTRENREAFAEEFDSHLEAAVSAVDSSADAVSGADVVITATKSSEPVFDGDDLEPGTHVTAMGQYAEGSRELDVRTIERATYVPDLRERATYDAGAFLAALEDGAVTEDHVHAELGEVVAGNAPGRTSDDEITVFDSGGTGIETVAAAHMLYERAADRGLGSPISLAPASEALTGRLPETGLESDGDGT, from the coding sequence ATGACCGACGCGCTCTTTCTCACGAGCGAGGAGATCGACGGACTCGCGACGCCCGCGGAGTACGTCGAGGCAGTCAGGGACGGCTATCGCCAGGTCGGCGAGGGCGCACCGGCACACCCTCGCCAGAAGTTCCGCCGGGCCGACCCCGAGGGGATGTTCACCAGCTACGCCGCTCTGCTCCCGGAGACGGGCGCGATGGGCGGCTACATGTACGGTGCCGGGTTCGGCGCGGGCGACGCCTGGTTCGTGACGCCGCTGTTCGACGCCGAGAGCGGCGAGCCGCTGGCCTTGCTCGACGGCGCGAGCATGAACCCGTTCAAGACCGGTGCCGCCGGCGCCGTCGCCGTCGACGAACTCGCTCGAGCGGACGCGACGACGCTCGCGGTCATCGGCAGCGGCTCCCAGGCACGGGGCCAGTTGCACACCACCGCGACCGTCCGCGAGTTCGAGGAGGTTCGCGTCTATTCCCCCACCCGCGAGAACCGCGAGGCGTTCGCCGAGGAGTTCGATTCCCACCTCGAGGCGGCCGTCTCGGCCGTCGACTCGAGTGCGGACGCGGTGTCGGGCGCTGACGTCGTCATCACGGCGACGAAGTCGAGCGAGCCGGTCTTCGACGGCGACGACCTCGAGCCCGGCACGCACGTGACGGCGATGGGCCAGTACGCCGAGGGGAGCCGCGAACTCGACGTCCGAACGATCGAGCGGGCCACCTACGTGCCGGACCTGCGCGAGCGGGCTACGTACGACGCCGGCGCGTTCCTGGCCGCGCTCGAGGACGGGGCGGTGACGGAGGACCACGTCCACGCGGAACTGGGCGAGGTCGTCGCCGGGAACGCGCCCGGGCGGACGAGCGACGACGAGATCACGGTGTTCGACAGCGGCGGGACGGGGATCGAGACGGTCGCCGCGGCCCACATGCTGTACGAACGGGCCGCGGACCGTGGGCTCGGCTCGCCGATTTCGCTGGCCCCGGCGAGCGAAGCCCTGACGGGGCGACTCCCGGAGACGGGGCTCGAGTCCGACGGCGACGGTACGTGA
- a CDS encoding CaiB/BaiF CoA transferase family protein yields the protein MVGEARDPDDSAGPLDGVTVVDASQVLVGPFCTMQLGDLGADVIKIERPGTGDQTRGWYPPQFEGEMDGDGDAVSAYYASVNRNKRSITLNLKTDEGRDLLRELVRDADVFVENFRVGTLEEWGLGYEDLREENDDLIYCSLSGYGEWGPYAEKPAYDLIMQAEGGLMSITGEEGREPVRVGVAIADIGAGMYATQAILAALFHRELQDAGGQKIDVSLFDGQVAWMSYMATNYFASGEPPERMGSKHPTIAPYQAFPTQNSYVVVAAASEKLWENFCRALEREDLLEDDRFRTNADRVEHRSDLEAELRSELVEYQIDDLLDRLEEYDVPARKVHDMEDVFEHPQVEARGMHSRIDHPTAGTIDVPGSPMHLSQTPTTIRRHPPTLGEHSADVLAELGYSDREIEKLKDADVI from the coding sequence ATGGTTGGCGAAGCACGCGACCCGGACGACTCGGCCGGCCCGCTGGACGGAGTGACCGTCGTCGACGCCTCGCAGGTGCTCGTCGGTCCGTTCTGTACGATGCAACTGGGCGACCTCGGCGCGGACGTGATCAAGATCGAACGCCCCGGGACGGGAGACCAGACCCGCGGCTGGTATCCGCCGCAGTTCGAGGGCGAGATGGACGGAGATGGCGACGCAGTCAGCGCCTATTACGCCAGCGTCAACCGCAACAAGCGGTCGATCACGCTGAACCTCAAAACCGACGAGGGCCGTGACCTCCTTCGGGAACTCGTCCGCGACGCCGACGTCTTCGTCGAGAACTTCCGCGTCGGCACGCTCGAGGAGTGGGGCCTCGGGTACGAGGACCTCCGCGAGGAGAACGACGACTTGATCTACTGCTCGCTGTCGGGCTACGGCGAGTGGGGACCGTACGCCGAGAAGCCGGCCTACGACCTCATCATGCAGGCGGAGGGCGGACTGATGAGCATCACCGGCGAGGAGGGCCGCGAACCGGTCCGCGTCGGCGTCGCCATCGCCGACATCGGGGCCGGGATGTACGCCACGCAGGCCATCCTCGCCGCGCTGTTCCACCGGGAACTGCAGGACGCCGGCGGCCAGAAGATCGACGTCAGCCTCTTCGACGGCCAGGTCGCCTGGATGTCATACATGGCGACGAACTACTTCGCCTCGGGGGAGCCTCCCGAACGAATGGGGAGCAAACACCCGACGATCGCCCCCTACCAGGCGTTCCCTACACAGAACAGCTACGTCGTCGTCGCCGCGGCCTCCGAGAAACTCTGGGAGAACTTCTGTCGTGCGCTCGAGCGCGAGGACCTCCTCGAGGACGACCGGTTCCGGACCAACGCCGACCGCGTCGAACACCGGAGCGACCTCGAGGCCGAACTCCGGAGCGAACTCGTCGAGTATCAGATCGACGACCTCCTCGACCGCCTCGAGGAGTACGACGTTCCCGCCCGGAAGGTCCACGACATGGAGGACGTGTTCGAGCATCCTCAGGTGGAGGCCCGGGGGATGCACAGCCGGATCGACCATCCGACCGCCGGGACGATCGACGTCCCGGGGAGCCCGATGCATCTCTCGCAAACGCCGACGACGATCCGCCGCCATCCGCCGACCCTCGGCGAACACTCGGCGGACGTTCTCGCCGAACTCGGCTACTCGGACCGAGAGATAGAGAAACTGAAAGACGCGGACGTCATCTGA
- the dhaL gene encoding dihydroxyacetone kinase subunit DhaL, with amino-acid sequence MSDTERQREAVVQALENVTARLEEEKTHLTELDSAIGDADHGTNMTRGFSGANEKVKDMDEAEPAELVKTIGVTLVSEVGGASGPLYGGSIMSASQEFADEGITAETSVAFAEAYLEKVQDRGGAEVGAKTMVDALTPAVHTYKKSIETDDLAPLEALAKAVDAAERGVEFTTPIRAKKGRASYLGWRSVGHQDPGATSTLFIVEELLATAQTYLNGEVEATAEAEEAPEEMPDEVSEGEGE; translated from the coding sequence ATGAGCGATACGGAGCGACAACGAGAGGCGGTTGTACAGGCACTTGAAAACGTCACTGCGCGACTCGAGGAGGAGAAGACCCACCTGACAGAGCTGGATTCGGCGATCGGCGACGCCGACCATGGGACGAACATGACCCGCGGGTTCAGCGGGGCAAACGAGAAAGTCAAGGATATGGACGAGGCAGAGCCCGCAGAGCTGGTGAAGACGATCGGCGTCACGCTCGTCTCGGAGGTCGGCGGCGCGTCCGGACCGCTGTACGGCGGCTCGATTATGTCCGCCAGTCAGGAGTTCGCCGACGAGGGGATTACCGCTGAGACCAGCGTCGCCTTCGCCGAGGCGTACCTGGAGAAGGTTCAGGATCGCGGCGGCGCCGAGGTCGGCGCGAAGACGATGGTTGACGCGCTGACACCGGCCGTCCACACCTACAAGAAATCGATCGAGACTGACGATCTGGCACCCCTCGAAGCGCTGGCGAAGGCGGTCGACGCGGCCGAGCGTGGCGTCGAGTTCACCACGCCCATCCGAGCGAAGAAGGGGCGCGCGTCTTACCTCGGCTGGCGGTCGGTTGGTCATCAGGACCCCGGCGCGACGTCGACGCTTTTCATCGTGGAAGAACTGCTTGCGACCGCACAGACGTATCTCAACGGCGAAGTCGAGGCCACTGCAGAGGCCGAGGAAGCACCCGAGGAGATGCCCGACGAGGTCTCGGAGGGCGAGGGAGAATGA
- the tnpC gene encoding IS66 family transposase, producing the protein MNADDFTKEELLSRLLQLEQRVEELERENKRKDKKIDQKDERIEELETRLRKYENPHTPPSKRRSGTDESPTSQDDEDENVRTDGGTPGRKDGHDPEWRATADPDKEIDVTCDCCPECGEHFDESVGVSPRLVEEVPDPQPPEITRYNRHYYQCSSCGTETVATHPDCPDEGQFGVNVISQAALSRYDHRLPYRKIADRFEQLHGLELSGASAWHATERAARAGRCEYEQIRRQIQQAEIVHVDETGIKREGEQAWIWTFRTSEHTLYAVRESRGSDVPAEVLGEDFPGTVICDGWTAYPAFSSNLQRCWAHLLREAEDAASDHEEAEPVYRYLKQMFVGLQSWLETDPSLRERAQMHRSCQNGLRSLVGRSVTDEPVATLLGKIEGGIDHWLTFVGEPAVSPTNNAAENALREPVVLRKIIGTLRNDRGMFVHETILSLLATWRQQGRNPYEELRRVVNNNEMISRAHTEPAVETSG; encoded by the coding sequence GTGAACGCAGACGATTTCACCAAAGAAGAGCTCCTTTCTCGGCTTCTCCAACTTGAGCAACGAGTCGAAGAACTCGAACGGGAGAACAAGCGAAAGGACAAGAAAATCGATCAGAAGGACGAGCGGATAGAAGAACTCGAAACACGCCTTCGCAAATACGAAAATCCGCATACACCGCCCAGTAAGCGACGGTCGGGGACTGACGAGTCCCCGACCTCGCAGGACGACGAAGACGAGAATGTTCGAACCGATGGCGGTACTCCCGGACGGAAGGACGGTCACGACCCTGAGTGGCGTGCAACAGCAGATCCCGACAAAGAGATCGATGTCACCTGTGACTGTTGTCCCGAGTGTGGCGAACACTTCGACGAGTCGGTGGGCGTCAGCCCCCGACTCGTCGAGGAGGTTCCCGATCCACAGCCACCAGAAATCACCCGGTACAACCGTCACTACTACCAGTGCAGCTCTTGTGGAACAGAAACCGTTGCTACACACCCCGACTGCCCCGATGAGGGGCAGTTCGGGGTGAACGTCATCTCTCAAGCAGCACTTTCTCGGTACGATCACCGCCTCCCCTACCGGAAAATCGCTGACCGGTTCGAGCAACTGCATGGATTAGAACTCTCGGGCGCGTCCGCGTGGCACGCGACCGAGCGCGCTGCGCGCGCCGGTCGCTGCGAATACGAACAGATTCGAAGACAGATTCAGCAAGCAGAGATCGTTCACGTTGACGAAACCGGTATCAAACGCGAGGGTGAGCAGGCGTGGATTTGGACGTTTCGGACGAGCGAGCACACGCTATACGCCGTAAGGGAGAGTCGTGGAAGTGATGTTCCCGCGGAAGTCCTCGGCGAGGACTTCCCGGGAACGGTCATCTGCGATGGGTGGACGGCGTATCCAGCGTTCAGCAGTAACCTTCAGCGGTGCTGGGCACATCTTCTCCGAGAAGCTGAAGACGCTGCTAGTGACCACGAGGAGGCAGAACCCGTTTACCGGTATCTCAAGCAGATGTTCGTCGGTCTCCAGTCGTGGCTGGAGACCGACCCGAGTCTTCGTGAGAGAGCACAGATGCACCGCTCATGCCAGAACGGGCTTAGATCGCTCGTGGGGCGGTCAGTAACCGACGAACCAGTGGCAACACTACTCGGGAAAATCGAAGGAGGGATCGACCACTGGCTCACCTTCGTCGGTGAGCCAGCGGTCTCCCCGACGAACAACGCAGCTGAGAACGCACTTCGTGAACCAGTCGTTCTCCGGAAAATCATCGGGACACTCCGTAACGATCGAGGTATGTTCGTTCACGAGACGATCTTGTCCCTGCTGGCGACATGGCGCCAGCAGGGACGCAATCCCTACGAAGAACTTCGCCGAGTCGTCAACAACAATGAGATGATATCACGGGCTCACACTGAACCGGCTGTTGAGACTTCGGGGTAA
- a CDS encoding Sec-independent protein translocase subunit TatA/TatB has protein sequence MTSIAPLFIPMAPGGPELLLIVGIAVLLFGAQKIPALARSIGESAGQFKKGQAQVEQELEEIKPDASGAGSAGAGTDAETDLES, from the coding sequence GTGACATCGATCGCACCGCTGTTCATTCCGATGGCCCCCGGCGGACCGGAACTGCTGCTCATCGTCGGGATCGCCGTCCTGCTGTTCGGCGCACAGAAGATCCCCGCGCTCGCGCGCTCGATCGGCGAATCCGCCGGTCAGTTCAAGAAAGGCCAGGCGCAAGTCGAGCAGGAACTCGAGGAGATCAAACCGGACGCCAGCGGTGCAGGTAGTGCTGGTGCCGGCACGGACGCCGAGACGGATCTCGAGTCGTAA
- a CDS encoding pyridoxamine 5'-phosphate oxidase family protein, with product MASIPEDFHDLFEKKTFAHISTLLPDGSPHVTPVWIDYDADAGRLLVNTERDRRKEKNVRNDPRVAVSMTDPDDPYRMLSVTGEAAELTTDGAREHIDELAHRYMGEEYPNPIETERVIISIEPEHVSAFGPE from the coding sequence ATGGCATCGATCCCGGAGGACTTCCACGACCTGTTCGAAAAGAAGACGTTCGCGCACATCTCGACGTTGTTACCCGACGGTTCGCCCCACGTGACGCCGGTGTGGATCGACTACGACGCCGACGCCGGTCGGCTGCTGGTCAACACCGAGCGTGACCGCCGCAAGGAGAAAAACGTCCGGAACGACCCGCGGGTCGCCGTCAGCATGACCGATCCGGACGACCCCTACCGGATGCTGTCCGTGACGGGCGAGGCGGCCGAACTCACGACCGACGGCGCACGCGAACACATCGACGAACTCGCCCACCGCTATATGGGTGAGGAGTACCCGAACCCGATCGAAACGGAGCGAGTCATCATCTCGATCGAACCCGAACACGTCAGCGCGTTCGGCCCCGAGTGA
- the dhaM gene encoding dihydroxyacetone kinase phosphoryl donor subunit DhaM: MIGLVVVSHSARAAEGICEVALEMAADAQIEPAGGEDGGLGTDAGRIRDAIEAADDGDGVVVLVDLGSAVMNAELAIEMSDADAVIADAPVLEGTVNAGVETTSGKATLDSVVERAEEAREYRKLD, translated from the coding sequence ATGATCGGCCTCGTCGTCGTCTCACACAGCGCTCGCGCCGCGGAAGGGATCTGTGAGGTCGCCCTGGAGATGGCCGCCGACGCACAGATCGAGCCCGCGGGCGGCGAGGACGGAGGCCTCGGTACCGACGCGGGACGAATTCGGGACGCTATCGAGGCCGCAGACGACGGAGACGGGGTCGTCGTCCTCGTCGATCTCGGGAGCGCCGTCATGAACGCCGAGTTGGCGATCGAGATGAGCGATGCCGACGCAGTAATCGCCGATGCACCAGTGTTAGAGGGTACGGTCAACGCTGGCGTCGAGACGACCAGCGGGAAAGCGACGCTCGATTCGGTTGTCGAACGGGCTGAAGAAGCACGCGAATATCGGAAACTGGACTGA
- a CDS encoding DUF7344 domain-containing protein → MGEWSRDATELEGIEETDLSTDDLFRLLADRRVRTALLFLRDRPDTTLEQLASIIAAAEADEGETNETGDSYDRIRHELYHSTLPALDEAGLIAFDPQSKRIRVVDVPSTIYSLFDGEAGDGSSS, encoded by the coding sequence ATGGGAGAGTGGTCCCGCGACGCTACCGAACTCGAGGGGATAGAGGAGACCGATCTCTCGACGGACGACCTCTTCCGGCTCCTCGCGGATCGACGGGTCCGAACCGCGCTGCTGTTCCTGCGGGACCGGCCGGACACGACCCTCGAGCAACTCGCGTCGATCATCGCCGCTGCGGAGGCGGACGAAGGCGAGACGAACGAGACGGGAGACAGCTACGACCGCATCCGACACGAGCTCTACCACTCGACGCTGCCTGCGCTGGACGAGGCCGGCCTGATCGCGTTCGATCCCCAGAGCAAGCGGATCAGGGTGGTCGACGTCCCCAGCACGATCTACTCGCTTTTCGACGGCGAAGCCGGTGACGGCTCGTCCTCGTAG